In Lates calcarifer isolate ASB-BC8 linkage group LG21, TLL_Latcal_v3, whole genome shotgun sequence, a single window of DNA contains:
- the LOC108900949 gene encoding ras-related protein Rap-2b has translation MREYKVVVLGSGGVGKSALTVQFVTGSFIEKYDPTIEDFYRKEIEVDSSPSVLEILDTAGTEQFASMRDLYIKNGQGFILVYSLVNQQSFQDIKPMRDQIIRVKRYERVPMILVGNKVDLEGEREVSSGEGKALADDWNCPFMETSAKNKSSVDELFAEIVRQMNYASTPNGDDQCCSSCVIL, from the coding sequence ATGAGAGAGTACAAAGTAGTGGTTCTCGGGTCCGGTGGGGTCGGAAAATCCGCATTGACCGTCCAGTTCGTGACGGGATCCTTCATAGAGAAATACGACCCCACGATAGAGGATTTCTACAGGAAAGAGATCGAAGTGGACTCCTCTCCGTCCGTCCTGGAGATCTTGGACACGGCGGGGACCGAGCAGTTCGCCTCCATGCGAGACCTGTACATCAAAAACGGGCAGGGTTTCATCCTGGTCTACAGTCTGGTGAACCAGCAGAGCTTCCAGGATATCAAACCGATGAGGGATCAGATCATTCGGGTGAAAAGGTACGAGAGAGTGCCAATGATTCTGGTTGGAAACAAAGTGGACCTGGAGGGGGAAAGGGAGGTCTCGTCCGGTGAGGGAAAGGCACTGGCGGACGACTGGAACTGCCCGTTCATGGAAACTTCagccaaaaataaaagctcGGTGGACGAATTGTTTGCAGAGATAGTCCGACAGATGAACTATGCCTCAACACCAAATGGCGACGACCAGTGCTGTTCGTCTTGTGTCATTCTTTAA